A section of the Pedobacter sp. HDW13 genome encodes:
- a CDS encoding DUF6607 family protein has protein sequence MKILNLILVLSSMITLNTNAQTKVDSPEEKLEKDRKAIKSLAGFYEVNFNYGEVTAPDPNYKFSKPYESHGSEWAEIIVDEPKRIVIQHMLAINDTTVIKHWRQDWTYEDPNVLLYTQDNAWKKGSFTAADVRGKWTQKVYQVDDSPRYQGFGTWSHVGGHDSWSSETDSPLPRRESTVRKDYNVLTRGSRITITKDGWIFEQDNKKVVRTPQGDKLLAVEKGYEEFTKIDPKTFAYAQKWWASQQTYWADVRGVWADIIGSGDTFKVKTMANGKLLYETLFNLGDQSVKEKWTAAQNKEKVKTALQPYLAK, from the coding sequence CCTAATTTTGGTGTTAAGCAGTATGATTACCCTTAACACCAATGCGCAAACAAAAGTTGATTCGCCGGAAGAAAAACTCGAAAAAGATAGAAAAGCAATCAAATCTTTAGCTGGTTTTTACGAAGTGAATTTCAATTACGGCGAAGTAACTGCTCCGGATCCAAATTACAAATTCAGCAAACCTTACGAAAGCCACGGAAGTGAGTGGGCAGAAATCATTGTAGATGAGCCTAAAAGAATTGTAATTCAGCACATGCTTGCTATTAACGATACTACGGTAATTAAACACTGGCGCCAGGACTGGACTTATGAAGACCCGAATGTTTTGCTTTACACGCAAGATAATGCCTGGAAAAAAGGTAGTTTCACCGCAGCTGATGTAAGAGGAAAATGGACGCAAAAAGTGTATCAGGTAGATGATAGCCCACGTTATCAGGGTTTCGGAACCTGGAGCCATGTTGGTGGCCACGATTCATGGTCGAGCGAAACCGATTCGCCCCTACCCAGAAGAGAATCGACCGTACGTAAAGACTATAACGTATTAACCCGAGGAAGCAGAATTACCATTACCAAAGATGGATGGATATTTGAACAAGACAATAAAAAAGTTGTGCGCACGCCGCAAGGCGATAAATTACTGGCTGTTGAAAAAGGTTATGAAGAATTTACCAAAATAGATCCTAAAACATTTGCTTATGCACAAAAATGGTGGGCAAGCCAGCAAACTTATTGGGCCGATGTACGCGGTGTTTGGGCCGATATTATCGGATCAGGCGATACCTTTAAAGTAAAAACCATGGCCAATGGCAAATTACTTTATGAAACACTTTTCAATTTAGGAGATCAGTCCGTTAAAGAAAAATGGACCGCTGCCCAAAATAAAGAAAAAGTAAAAACAGCCTTACAGCCATATCTGGCTAAGTAA
- a CDS encoding M28 family metallopeptidase: MKKFGFLIFLCFALKGFSQDSTYTRNVINTLTAKQFWGRGYTKNGMKKAATYLAESYKKIGLLPMGTNYQQFFSFPVNTFPGKMLVEINGKKLIPGKDFIVNNESKGLKQRAVLKKIDSVKYEASPALQLVLKDKLTWSVATEVAATTTIQLNKKSISTLPKEIDVDIENQFIESFTATNVCGLVKGTQYPDSLLIITAHYDHLGGMGADTYFPGANDNAAGVATLLSLAKYYAANPQPYSIGFICFAAEEAGLLGSRYFVENPLVALSKIKFLINLDLVGTGVSGMTVVNASVYPKAFADLNKINNEHHYISKINPRGKAANSDHYFFTESGVPAFFIYTQGGPAAYHDVFDVAENLPLTEYNDLFKLIVGFNQKLMRN; encoded by the coding sequence ATGAAAAAATTTGGCTTTCTTATCTTCTTATGCTTTGCTCTTAAAGGCTTCTCACAAGATTCTACTTATACCCGCAATGTAATTAATACGCTTACCGCTAAGCAATTTTGGGGCAGGGGTTATACTAAAAATGGGATGAAAAAAGCGGCCACTTACCTTGCTGAAAGCTACAAGAAAATTGGCCTGTTACCTATGGGAACCAATTATCAGCAATTTTTTAGTTTCCCTGTAAATACTTTTCCTGGTAAAATGCTGGTCGAAATTAACGGTAAGAAACTAATTCCGGGCAAAGATTTTATTGTGAACAACGAAAGTAAAGGCCTTAAGCAACGGGCTGTATTGAAAAAGATAGATAGTGTTAAATATGAAGCTAGTCCGGCACTGCAACTCGTGCTGAAAGATAAACTCACCTGGTCTGTAGCAACCGAAGTAGCCGCTACCACTACCATTCAGCTTAACAAAAAAAGCATTAGCACGCTACCCAAAGAAATTGATGTTGACATTGAAAACCAGTTTATCGAAAGCTTTACTGCAACCAATGTATGCGGTCTGGTAAAAGGAACCCAATATCCCGATTCGCTTTTAATCATTACTGCCCATTACGATCATTTAGGAGGTATGGGTGCAGACACCTATTTCCCCGGTGCTAATGATAATGCAGCCGGTGTGGCAACACTATTAAGTTTAGCTAAGTATTACGCTGCAAATCCACAGCCTTATAGCATTGGCTTTATCTGTTTCGCTGCCGAAGAAGCCGGATTGCTGGGGTCGCGGTATTTTGTAGAAAACCCGCTGGTAGCTTTATCCAAAATCAAATTTCTGATCAATTTAGACCTGGTAGGAACCGGAGTAAGCGGAATGACCGTAGTAAATGCCAGCGTTTACCCAAAAGCATTCGCCGACCTGAATAAAATCAATAACGAACACCATTACATTAGCAAAATTAACCCTCGCGGCAAAGCAGCCAACAGCGATCATTATTTCTTTACCGAAAGTGGGGTACCTGCATTCTTTATCTACACCCAGGGTGGGCCTGCGGCCTATCACGATGTGTTTGATGTAGCCGAAAACCTGCCTCTTACCGAATACAATGATCTGTTTAAATTAATTGTCGGGTTTAATCAAAAACTGATGCGAAACTGA
- a CDS encoding DUF5694 domain-containing protein, whose protein sequence is MKIITKFSLALFLLIGVSVKSNAQNQIEIVIVGSAHDNSKSTQNFQLIIDKLKNFKPDMVFGEYLPKSDYAKLEADNWARKAFDKGHNYLEKRNPENVKNLSTQIKKDKKALASFAYYHKTRMNLAVNYAKNWDRGNADYQIFVLENYMKNSFGKEEQAAYNKMFGGTDSLKKFGFYRTGSEYAKIYFPLIYQLKQDQIYNMDCQTYDKPWSIAWAETDSLSQILIKKAKADSSSPEGATMKAIEAYWSYTPEEEKAFNADAYAGMNTTKYGVLDEAWNFYGGPHFYGYAGFPTESVKAMIAQWTLRNEGMCKNIIEQAKTKKAKRVVVGVGASHRKWMEEILVKNPDVKIINYNDLH, encoded by the coding sequence ATGAAAATTATAACAAAATTTAGCCTGGCATTATTCCTTTTAATTGGTGTTTCAGTTAAATCAAATGCCCAAAATCAGATCGAAATTGTAATTGTAGGTTCTGCCCACGACAATTCCAAATCGACCCAAAACTTTCAGCTGATTATTGATAAGTTGAAAAACTTTAAACCTGATATGGTTTTTGGCGAATATCTACCAAAAAGCGATTACGCCAAACTGGAAGCCGATAACTGGGCAAGAAAAGCCTTTGATAAAGGACACAATTATCTGGAAAAACGCAACCCCGAAAATGTCAAAAATCTATCTACCCAGATTAAAAAAGATAAGAAGGCGCTTGCATCATTTGCCTACTACCATAAAACCCGCATGAACCTTGCGGTTAATTATGCCAAAAACTGGGACCGCGGCAATGCAGACTATCAGATTTTTGTACTGGAAAACTATATGAAAAACAGCTTCGGCAAAGAAGAGCAGGCCGCGTATAACAAAATGTTCGGAGGTACTGACTCGCTAAAAAAGTTTGGCTTTTACCGCACAGGCAGTGAGTATGCCAAAATCTATTTTCCGTTAATTTATCAGTTAAAACAAGATCAAATTTACAATATGGATTGCCAAACTTACGATAAACCATGGAGCATAGCCTGGGCCGAAACAGATTCATTATCTCAAATATTGATCAAAAAAGCCAAAGCCGATAGTAGCTCACCAGAAGGGGCAACAATGAAAGCCATAGAAGCTTACTGGAGCTATACACCCGAAGAAGAAAAAGCTTTTAATGCTGATGCGTATGCAGGAATGAATACAACAAAATATGGCGTGTTGGATGAAGCCTGGAATTTTTATGGTGGCCCCCATTTTTACGGCTACGCGGGTTTCCCGACAGAAAGCGTTAAAGCAATGATTGCACAATGGACCTTAAGAAATGAAGGCATGTGCAAAAACATTATCGAACAGGCAAAAACAAAAAAAGCCAAACGTGTTGTAGTTGGCGTTGGTGCATCACACCGCAAATGGATGGAAGAAATTTTAGTTAAAAACCCGGATGTTAAAATCATTAATTACAATGATTTGCATTAG
- a CDS encoding MsnO8 family LLM class oxidoreductase — MLIAHLANHTKTLRIGSGGIMLPNHSALKVAESFRLLEVMHPNRIDLGMGRAPGTDRITASMLNPSNNWSEQDFMEQLRDLQHYLHDTSDGGIQAKIKAIPISETVPAQWLLSSSGQSAVFASHFGLGFSFAHFINPHGGPQAVQYYRDHFKPSVDLARPVDNVAFFVFCSEDEEKVRQQEALMSHRFLQLEKGGGLTSTGWEDIKHITYTAAEQERINANKPE; from the coding sequence ATTTTAATTGCCCACCTGGCAAATCATACCAAAACCCTGCGTATAGGTTCGGGTGGTATTATGTTGCCCAATCACAGTGCGTTGAAAGTTGCAGAAAGCTTCCGTTTACTCGAAGTGATGCATCCAAACCGCATCGATCTGGGAATGGGTAGGGCACCCGGTACCGATCGTATTACAGCTTCGATGTTAAATCCATCTAACAATTGGAGCGAGCAGGATTTTATGGAGCAATTACGTGATTTACAGCATTACCTGCACGATACTTCGGATGGTGGAATTCAGGCTAAGATAAAGGCAATTCCGATTTCGGAAACTGTACCTGCGCAGTGGCTGTTAAGTAGCAGCGGACAAAGTGCAGTGTTTGCCTCTCATTTTGGTCTCGGCTTTTCATTTGCCCATTTCATTAATCCACATGGCGGACCTCAGGCTGTTCAATACTACCGCGATCATTTTAAACCTTCGGTTGATTTGGCCAGACCGGTTGATAATGTTGCATTTTTTGTTTTCTGCTCAGAAGATGAAGAGAAAGTTAGGCAGCAGGAAGCTTTAATGAGTCATCGCTTTTTGCAATTGGAAAAAGGAGGAGGCTTAACTTCCACCGGTTGGGAAGATATTAAACATATAACCTATACTGCTGCGGAACAGGAACGGATAAATGCAAATAAACCCGAATGA
- a CDS encoding bifunctional 2-polyprenyl-6-hydroxyphenol methylase/3-demethylubiquinol 3-O-methyltransferase UbiG, with protein sequence MDVFGKALTDIYRNGEADTLWLHNSYGEPEEMPLEFFFRDDEDMPVLELQALHMCTGKVLDIGAGVGSHALLLQAFNIDVTAIDISEAAVNIMKDRGVRKAQVHDIFTYQEKFDTILMLMNGIGLTGTLPGFKDFLNKIKDLLNPGGQVIFDSSDIAYLYEDMPKPQNQYYGEVSYQYEYKGEKGNWFNWIYVDEETIKSVAKETGWDCAIIFDDGEDQYLVKLTLAQ encoded by the coding sequence ATGGATGTTTTTGGTAAAGCACTTACTGATATTTACAGAAACGGCGAAGCCGATACGCTGTGGTTGCACAACTCTTATGGCGAACCCGAAGAAATGCCATTAGAATTTTTCTTTCGCGATGATGAAGATATGCCGGTTTTAGAACTGCAGGCCCTACACATGTGTACCGGCAAGGTTTTGGATATCGGAGCAGGAGTGGGGAGCCACGCCTTATTGTTGCAGGCCTTTAACATCGATGTTACTGCTATCGATATTTCTGAAGCTGCAGTAAATATTATGAAAGACCGTGGTGTGAGAAAAGCACAGGTGCATGATATTTTTACCTACCAGGAAAAATTCGATACCATTTTAATGTTGATGAACGGTATTGGCCTTACAGGTACATTGCCTGGCTTTAAAGATTTTTTGAACAAGATCAAAGATTTGCTTAATCCCGGCGGACAGGTCATTTTCGATTCATCGGATATTGCTTACCTGTACGAAGATATGCCTAAGCCCCAAAATCAGTATTACGGCGAGGTTTCTTACCAGTACGAGTACAAAGGAGAAAAGGGCAACTGGTTTAACTGGATTTACGTGGATGAAGAAACCATTAAATCGGTAGCTAAAGAAACGGGTTGGGACTGCGCAATTATTTTTGATGATGGCGAAGATCAGTATTTGGTCAAATTGACGCTGGCGCAATAA
- a CDS encoding MBL fold metallo-hydrolase RNA specificity domain-containing protein — translation MKIAFHGAARTVTGSKHLITLKNNTQILLDCGLFQGMGQVTDKLNDYFGFDAKKITYMILSHAHIDHCGLLPKLVAEGFSGKIFCTSATMDLARILMMDSAKIQEQDAEFANRHLRHGEEMEEALYTEDDVVQTVSQMKIVEYEEDFEIEPGIRLKFTDAGHILGSAAVHLTITEDGKPTRITFSGDVGRYGDLLLKSPQQFDQADYILMESTYGDSLHKDLDPIENMLLEIINNTCNIKKGKVIIPAFAVGRTQELLYALNGLELKGKLPNVPYYVDSPLSSKATEILKNHPEVYNNGVKETLKIDHDVFAFKSLRFVESVEESKALNEDARPCVIISASGMAEAGRVKHHIRNNIGNAKNTILMVGYCEPNSLGGKLIAGQKVVDIFRDKYEVKAEVRAIKSMSAHGDYEDLLRFLSAQDPAKVKQLFLVHGEYEVQQHFASRLKDHGFKHVAIPEYHQEFVLG, via the coding sequence ATGAAAATTGCCTTTCATGGTGCTGCCCGTACAGTTACAGGGAGTAAGCATCTTATTACCTTAAAAAATAACACCCAAATACTACTAGATTGTGGCCTTTTCCAGGGAATGGGACAGGTTACCGATAAATTGAACGATTATTTTGGTTTCGATGCCAAAAAGATTACCTACATGATCTTATCGCATGCGCATATTGATCATTGCGGATTATTGCCCAAATTGGTTGCTGAAGGTTTTAGCGGAAAGATTTTTTGCACCTCGGCTACGATGGATCTTGCCCGTATTTTGATGATGGATTCGGCTAAAATACAGGAGCAGGATGCTGAATTTGCCAATCGCCACCTGCGCCATGGTGAAGAAATGGAAGAAGCGCTTTATACCGAAGATGATGTAGTGCAAACGGTAAGCCAGATGAAAATTGTGGAGTACGAAGAGGATTTTGAAATTGAACCTGGGATCCGTTTAAAATTTACCGATGCCGGTCATATTTTAGGTAGCGCTGCTGTGCATTTAACCATTACTGAAGATGGAAAGCCAACCCGAATTACCTTTTCGGGCGATGTGGGGCGTTATGGCGATTTGCTTTTAAAAAGTCCGCAACAGTTTGATCAAGCCGATTACATTTTAATGGAATCTACCTATGGCGATTCGTTGCACAAAGATCTCGATCCGATTGAAAACATGTTGCTGGAAATCATTAACAATACCTGTAATATTAAAAAGGGAAAGGTTATTATTCCGGCTTTTGCCGTAGGGCGCACCCAGGAGCTACTTTATGCTTTAAACGGTTTAGAGCTAAAAGGTAAATTGCCCAATGTGCCCTATTATGTAGATAGTCCGCTCTCGTCAAAAGCAACTGAAATTCTGAAAAACCATCCCGAAGTATATAACAACGGGGTTAAAGAAACACTAAAAATCGATCATGATGTTTTTGCATTTAAAAGTTTGCGCTTTGTTGAAAGCGTAGAAGAATCGAAAGCTTTAAATGAAGATGCCAGACCATGCGTAATTATTTCTGCCTCGGGTATGGCTGAGGCGGGGCGTGTAAAACACCACATTCGCAACAATATTGGCAATGCTAAAAATACCATTTTAATGGTGGGTTATTGCGAGCCAAACTCTCTGGGTGGGAAGTTAATTGCCGGCCAAAAGGTGGTAGATATTTTTAGAGATAAGTACGAAGTTAAAGCCGAAGTACGCGCCATAAAATCCATGAGTGCCCATGGCGATTATGAAGATTTGTTACGTTTCTTATCTGCTCAGGACCCTGCAAAAGTGAAACAATTGTTTTTGGTACATGGAGAATACGAGGTGCAGCAGCATTTCGCCTCCCGGTTAAAAGATCATGGCTTTAAGCATGTAGCCATACCAGAATATCATCAGGAATTTGTTTTAGGTTGA
- a CDS encoding YtxH domain-containing protein: protein MKKETKIIVGVLAGAALGATIALALSSDSTSDLKGKVSDFFADLLDASKDKLAGLADKATGAADKVKDKIAEINA, encoded by the coding sequence ATGAAAAAAGAGACAAAAATTATAGTAGGCGTTTTAGCCGGAGCAGCATTAGGGGCAACCATCGCATTGGCATTATCATCAGATTCGACCAGCGATCTTAAAGGCAAGGTATCAGACTTTTTCGCCGATCTTTTAGATGCCTCAAAAGATAAACTGGCAGGTCTGGCAGATAAAGCCACAGGCGCTGCCGATAAGGTTAAAGATAAAATAGCAGAAATAAATGCTTAA
- a CDS encoding HAD family hydrolase → MKSIFFIDLDNTIYFTKPNEEQLMGELYYFLEQQDLGISNEAFALAKQEMLRIPFQKVAKKYGFREEAMPNVLAYLRNREVTQPLKPSNEYPYIKNLNGRKFIVTAGFTKQQNSKVKMLGIAADFETVYVVDVSVSNKKEAFEKLIDQHQLNKEDILIIGDDAESEIKFGLELGIDTFLLDPENLHSDATSTFRGVDLSKLPAAAGQ, encoded by the coding sequence ATGAAAAGCATATTCTTTATCGATTTAGATAATACCATTTATTTTACCAAACCGAACGAAGAACAGTTAATGGGCGAATTGTACTATTTTTTAGAACAGCAGGATCTGGGAATTAGTAATGAAGCCTTTGCGTTGGCTAAACAGGAAATGCTGCGCATACCTTTTCAAAAAGTAGCTAAAAAATATGGTTTCAGAGAAGAAGCAATGCCCAATGTACTGGCATATTTGCGGAACAGGGAAGTAACTCAACCCTTAAAACCCAGCAATGAATATCCTTACATCAAAAATTTAAACGGCAGAAAATTTATTGTAACTGCAGGTTTTACGAAGCAACAAAACTCAAAAGTAAAAATGTTGGGTATTGCTGCCGACTTTGAAACTGTATATGTTGTTGATGTATCGGTAAGCAATAAAAAAGAGGCTTTTGAAAAATTGATTGATCAGCATCAACTAAATAAAGAAGATATTTTAATTATTGGCGATGATGCCGAATCGGAAATTAAATTTGGTTTGGAGCTGGGGATCGATACTTTTCTGCTCGACCCTGAAAATCTGCATTCCGACGCAACAAGTACTTTCAGGGGTGTTGATTTGAGTAAGTTGCCGGCTGCAGCAGGGCAATAA
- a CDS encoding RNA polymerase sigma factor, with product MAIKPLPNEKDLLLEIAKGDGIAFAELFRAYHGPLIKYIYTLLESVEICEEIVQDVFLKVWENRATLPKLDRFTSYLFILTRNYAISAIRQMVKDKKHSQLYAEEVLNLNEGEETFNVDQEYQNILIKAIAELPPSQQRVLQLRQQGLKSREIAGEMGISIESVKKYQQWATKSVSKFLKLHTAITISVILSMN from the coding sequence ATGGCGATTAAACCTCTTCCGAATGAAAAAGATTTGCTTTTGGAAATAGCAAAAGGCGATGGAATTGCATTTGCCGAATTGTTTCGTGCATACCATGGTCCTTTAATCAAATATATTTACACCTTGCTTGAATCGGTGGAGATCTGTGAAGAGATTGTACAAGATGTATTTTTGAAAGTATGGGAAAACAGAGCAACATTACCTAAACTGGACAGGTTTACCTCTTATCTTTTTATTTTAACACGGAATTATGCCATAAGTGCCATCCGTCAAATGGTTAAAGATAAAAAACATAGCCAGTTGTATGCAGAAGAAGTATTAAACCTTAATGAAGGTGAAGAAACTTTTAATGTAGACCAGGAATACCAGAATATTCTCATCAAAGCAATTGCAGAATTACCTCCATCTCAACAAAGAGTGCTGCAGCTTCGCCAGCAGGGGTTAAAGAGCCGGGAAATTGCAGGAGAAATGGGGATATCTATTGAATCTGTTAAAAAATACCAGCAATGGGCAACCAAATCGGTATCAAAGTTTCTAAAATTACATACTGCCATAACTATTTCTGTTATTCTAAGCATGAATTAA
- a CDS encoding FecR family protein: MTENQRLNFLFDRQLHHLNSAGEKEEFLLLMADPNNEEQVKQLLNSYWEEFDENEFSPAVFLFGDGEEILTKIQSKNIHSLPQSPRRPKLWIGIAAALAIIIFGASLFYLKQNTGLARLADTDTHIIPGTTGATLKLANGKTIKLSDAVNGELANEAGVTITKTANGQLVYEVKGTTRPDQINTLSTNNGETYQVRLPDGSLVWLNSASSLSYSTALIHSGKRSVNLSGEAYFEISKDKKHPFVVKTGNQEVEVLGTHFNVNAYDDELTAKTTLLEGSVKIKNKVNQKVITPGEQATVSGEDISVNKVNTEYAIAWKNGVFRFTDKTLEAGMREIARWYNVQVTYKRPELKNELLGGRISKYANINQVLKKMELANAFRFTVKGREIIVE, translated from the coding sequence ATGACTGAAAACCAAAGATTGAATTTTTTATTCGATCGGCAATTGCATCACTTAAATTCTGCCGGGGAAAAGGAAGAATTTCTATTGCTGATGGCCGATCCGAATAATGAAGAGCAGGTTAAACAATTACTTAACAGCTATTGGGAAGAGTTTGATGAAAATGAATTTAGTCCTGCTGTTTTCCTGTTTGGCGATGGGGAAGAAATCCTCACTAAAATACAAAGTAAAAATATTCATTCCTTACCACAATCTCCGCGAAGGCCGAAACTTTGGATAGGAATTGCTGCTGCACTGGCTATCATTATATTCGGCGCCAGCCTGTTTTATTTAAAGCAAAATACCGGTTTAGCCAGACTAGCCGATACAGACACACATATTATACCTGGTACAACAGGAGCAACACTTAAACTGGCAAATGGCAAAACAATCAAATTATCTGACGCAGTAAATGGTGAGCTTGCAAATGAAGCTGGCGTAACCATTACCAAAACTGCAAACGGCCAGTTAGTTTATGAAGTAAAAGGGACTACACGTCCGGACCAAATCAACACACTCTCTACCAATAACGGGGAAACCTATCAGGTTCGATTGCCTGATGGTTCCCTGGTTTGGTTAAACTCTGCATCCAGTCTTTCTTATAGCACCGCCTTGATCCATTCCGGGAAACGATCTGTTAACCTGAGTGGAGAAGCATATTTCGAAATCTCGAAAGATAAAAAGCATCCTTTTGTTGTTAAAACCGGCAATCAGGAAGTGGAGGTGCTGGGTACACATTTTAATGTAAACGCTTACGACGATGAATTAACTGCAAAAACGACATTGCTGGAGGGAAGTGTTAAAATTAAAAACAAGGTGAATCAAAAAGTTATTACCCCTGGCGAACAGGCAACAGTAAGTGGCGAAGATATTTCGGTTAATAAAGTAAACACAGAATATGCCATAGCCTGGAAAAATGGAGTTTTCCGTTTCACTGATAAAACACTGGAAGCCGGAATGCGTGAAATTGCCAGATGGTACAATGTTCAGGTTACCTATAAGCGACCCGAATTGAAAAATGAACTATTGGGCGGCCGGATTTCCAAGTATGCCAACATTAATCAGGTATTAAAAAAAATGGAACTAGCCAATGCCTTTAGGTTTACGGTAAAAGGGCGGGAAATCATTGTTGAATAA